The Arvicanthis niloticus isolate mArvNil1 chromosome 2, mArvNil1.pat.X, whole genome shotgun sequence genome includes a window with the following:
- the Tnks1bp1 gene encoding 182 kDa tankyrase-1-binding protein: protein MRGSTLRESAAMASPLPQDMEEELAPVGSEPGDPRAKPPVKPKPRGLPNKPALPAKPSLLVPVGPRPPRGPLAELPSARKMNMLAGPQPYGVSKRPLPFTPRPTAEAATGGEVTQESGKEDAGKEDLPPLTPPARCAALGGVRKAPAPFRPSSERFAACTVEEILAKMEQPRKEIPASPDRLWGSRLTFNHDGSSRYGSRTCGASCPREEDNKTPAKGWSKEGTAEIPAECQEEHSKTPEERNLTSSLAMNGDLAKLASSEPPTDVSKTQVTSSADVSEHGHSTSPVLPAKVSVPVSESPGLSSHQGSSCHSQLSETQSPEASEASVRLPVTPASPSAALPDEPPCHSPSSELPAEAAPETLRPNSSPVETVSGHHSPVQPPVLLPQPLTEGVELPDLTRTFPCGEEAAARGHTESRPSSLGQRRFSEGVLRPPSQDQEKLGGSLAALPQDQGSQSALDRPFGSGTESNWSLSQSFEWTFPTRPSGLGVWRLDSPPPSPITEASEAAEAAEAGSWAVSDREEGVSQLGPRTPSAPESPGKPISGVQGNDPGISLPQRDDGESQTQSPAVLTPTVEGPPGTPLLQAKENYEDQQPLAGQESPITLATREAALPVLEPVLGQQQPTPSDQPCILFVDVPDPGQALSTEEEVVTLGWADTTQPMTEAQEPCSVSPEPAGPESSSRWLDDLLASPPPNSGSARRAAGAELKDIQSPTTCSEGLLGWAQKDLQSEFGVAADSHPSSFGPSSWSQDASQNYSLAGRSPAGDAGLERDWSSKCGQGSGEGSTREWASRHSLGQEVIGIGSSQDESEVPVHERAVGKPAQLGTQGLEADAQEWGFRKRDSQDPYSSHDKELQDHEFGKRDSLGSFRTRDAGLQDWEFGKRVSVSTNQDTDENDQELGMKNLSGGYSSQDAEEQDREFEKRDSVFSIHAQQDQEFEKSAWLKDYSGGGSRAFGSQERGFGTRSLSSGFSPEEAQQQDEEFEKKTSLGKDRFCEASRDVGPLEGGASGDLLSPSAPNLQDGAARPKDNEGNWQDGDSSQEITRLQGRMQAKSQSPTNVDLEDKEREQRGWAGEFSLGVAAQSEAAFSPGRQDWSRDLCMEASESSYQFGIIGNDRVSGSGLSPSRKSGGGHFVPPGETKARAVDWTDQLGLRNLEVSSCMSSEGSSEARENVVGQMGWSDSLGLNNGDLARRLGTGDSEEPRGMGVGEKDWTSNMEAKSRDSPGQGEVGRHSQARESGVGEPDWSGVEAGEFLKSRERGVGQADWTPDLGLRNMAPGAGCSPGEPRELGVGQVDWSDNLGLRNLEVPCDLESEGSRGCGVGQMDWAQELGLRNLRLCGAPSEVRECGVGRVGPDLELDPKSSGSLSPGLETEDPLEARELGVGETSGPETQGEDSSSPSFETPSEDTGMDTGEAPSLGASPSRCLARSPPSGSQSLLEGIMTASSSKGPTQRESAASGLRVLLEEEGIAGAGQGEPQASSRDPLPSSRPQPDGEASQVEEVDGTWSLTGGTRQDEQVSAPPPRRPPRGLLPSCPSEDFSFIEDTEILDSAMYRSRANLGRKRGHRAPAIRPGGTLGLSETADSDTRLFQDSTEPRTSRVPSSDEEVVEEPQSRRTRMSLGTKGLKVNLFPGLSPSALKAKLRSRNRSAEEGEVTESKSSQKESSVHRSKSCKVPGLGKPLTLPPKPEKSSGSEGSSPNWLQALKLKKKKI, encoded by the exons ATGAGAGGATCCACTCTCAGGGAAAGCGCAGCCATGGCTTCCCCACTGCCCCAGGATATGGAGGAGGAGCTGGCGCCCGTTGGCTCAGAGCCAG GTGACCCACGAGCCAAGCCCCCTGTCAAGCCCAAGCCCCGGGGCTTGCCCAACAAGCCAGCTCTGCCTGCCAAACCCAGCCTTCTGGTGCCTGTCGGGCCTCGTCCTCCTCGAGGTCCCCTGGCTGAGCTGCCTTCTGCCCGGAAGATGAACATGCTGGCAGGACCTCAGCCCTATGGTGTCAGCAAGCGTCCGCTCCCATTTACACCAAGGCCTACAGCCGAGGCAGCTACCGGAGGAGAAGTTACCCAAGAGTCTGGGAAAGAGGATGCTGGAAAAGAAGACTTGCCCCCTTTAACACCCCCAGCTCGGTGTGCTGCCCTGGGGGGTGTGCGGAAGGCCCCTGCCCCCTTCCGTCCCTCCTCTGAGCGGTTTGCAGCCTGTACAGTAGAAGAAATTTTGGCTAAGATGGAGCAGCCTCGGAAAGAGATCCCTGCCAGCCCTGACCGCCTCTGGGGCTCCCGCCTCACTTTTAACCACGATGGAAGTTCTCGATATGGCTCCAGGACCTGTGGTGCCTCCTGCCCCAGAGAGGAGGATAATAAGACTCCTGCCAAAGGATGGTCCAAGGAGGGGACAGCAGAGATTCCTGCAGAGTGCCAGGAAGAGCATAGTAAGACTCCTGAGGAAAG gaaCCTCACCTCCAGCCTGGCAATGAACGGGGACCTGGCTAAACTGGCTAGCTCTGAACCGCCTACCGAT GTTTCCAAAACCCAGGTCACCTCAAGTGCAGATGTTTCAGAACATGGCCATTCTACCAGTCCAGTCCTCCCTGCTAAAGTCTCTGTCCCAGTCTCCGAGTCTCCTGGGCTTTCAAGCCACCAGGGTTCTTCCTGCCATTCTCAACTTTCTGAAACCCAGAGTCCTGAAGCTTCTGAGGCTTCCGTCCGCCTCCCTGTGACTCCAGCGTCCCCCAGTGCAGCCTTGCCCGATGAGCCTCCATGCCATTCCCCTAGCTCAGAGCTACCTGCTGAGGCAGCCCCAGAAACCCTCAGACCCAACAGCTCTCCTGTGGAGACAGTCTCAGGGCACCACAGCCCAGTACAGCCCccagtcctcttgcctcaaccCCTGACTGAGGGGGTTGAGTTGCCAGACCTCACACGAACGTTCCCATGTGGGGAGGAGGCTGCAGCCAGGGGTCACACGGAATCCCGTCCCAGCAGCCTGGGTCAGCGCCGTTTCTCAGAAGGTGTGCTTCGGCCACCGAGCCAGGACCAAGAGAAGCTGGGAggctcactggctgctctgcccCAAGATCAGGGGAGCCAGTCTGCTCTAGATCGTCCCTTTGGTAGTGGGACAGAGTCTAACTGGAGCTTGTCACAGTCATTTGAGTGGACCTTCCCCACAAGGCCCTCAGGTCTGGGTGTGTGGCGGCTGGattccccacctccatctcctatTACGGAAGCCAGTGAGGCTGCAGAGGCTGCTGAAGCTGGCAGTTGGGCTGTATCTGACAGGGAAGAAGGAGTGTCCCAGCTGGGACCCAGAACCCCATCAGCTCCAGAGAGCCCAGGAAAGCCTATTTCTGGGGTTCAGGGAAATGATCCAGGCATATCTCTACCCCAGAGAGATGATGGAGAGAGTCAGACTCAGTCCCCAGCTGTTCTTACCCCTACAGTTGAGGGCCCACCTGGAACACCCTTACTGCAGGCAAAGGAGAACTATGAGGACCAGCAGCCACTGGCGGGGCAGGAGTCCCCAATTACTTTGGCCACTAGGGAGGCAGCCCTACCTGTACTAGAGCCAGTGCTGGGACAGCAGCAGCCAACACCCTCTGACCAACCCTGCATCCTCTTCGTTGATGTACCTGATCCCGGGCAGGCCTTGTCTACTGAGGAGGAGGTGGTGACCCTGGGCTGGGCAGACACTACCCAGCCCATGACGGAGGCTCAGGAACCCTGTAGCGTGTCTCCTGAGCCTGCAGGCCCTGAAAGCAGTTCTCGATGGCTGGATGATCTCTTGGCATCACCACCACCCAACTCAGGCAGTGCGCGGCGGGCAGCTGGAGCTGAGCTAAAGGATATACAATCACCAACCACCTGCTCTGAG GGACTCCTTGGCTGGGCCCAGAAAGACCTGCAGAGTGAATTTGGGGTTGCAGCAGACTCTCACCCCAGCAGTTTTGGTCCTTCCAGCTGGTCTCAAGATGCTTCTCAGAACTACAGCCTTGCGGGCAGGAGCCCCGCTGGAGATGCAGGTCTTGAAAGAGACTGGAGCAGCAAGTGTGGGCAAGGATCCGGGGAGGGGAGCACTAGGGAGTGGGCCAGCAGACACAGCCTTGGCCAAGAGGTGATCGGAATTGGCAGTAGTCAAGATGAGAGCGAAGTGCCTGTCCATGAGCGGGCAGTGGGAAAGCCGGCCCAGCTTGGTACTCAGGGCCTGGAGGCTGATGCACAGGAATGGGGATTCAGAAAGAGAGATTCCCAGGACCCTTACTCCAGCCATGACAAAGAGCTCCAGGACCACGAGTTTGGGAAGCGAGATTCCTTGGGATCTTTCAGGACCCGAGATGCTGGCCTTCAAGACTGGGAGTTTGGGAAGAGAGTGTCTGTAAGCACCAACCAGGATACAGATGAAAACGATCAAGAACTAGGGATGAAGAACCTCTCTGGTGGCTATAGCAGCCAGGATGCTGAAGAGCAGGACCGGGAGTTTGAGAAGCGAGATTCAGTATTCAGCATCCATGCCCAGCAGGACCAGGAGTTTGAGAAGAGTGCTTGGTTAAAGGATTACAGTGGTGGTGGCTCAAGGGCATTCGGCTCACAGGAGAGAGGATTCGGAACACGATctctgagctctgggttcagcccTGAGGAGGCTCAGCAGCAAGATGAGGAGTTTGAGAAGAAGACTTCACTTGGCAAAGACAGGTTTTGTGAGGCCAGCAGGGATGTGGGTCCACTGGAGGGAGGAGCATCTGGGGACCTGCTGAGCCCCAGTGCACCTAATTTGCAAGATGGAGCTGCCAGGCCGAAAGACAACGAAGGCAACTGGCAAGATGGTGACTCCAGTCAGGAGATCACAAGGCTGCAAGGGAGAATGCAGGCAAAAAGTCAGAGCCCTACCAACGTAGACTtggaagacaaagagagagagcagCGAGGCTGGGCTGGGGAGTTCAGCCTTGGTGTTGCAGCCCAGTCGGAGGCAGCATTTAGTCCAGGGCGGCAAGACTGGAGCAGAGACTTGTGCATGGAGGCCTCTGAGAGTAGCTATCAGTTTGGCATCATCGGCAATGACAGAGTGAGTGGTTCTGGCCTCAGCCCTTCCAGGAAGAGTGGAGGTGGCCACTTTGTGCCTCCTGGAGAGACAAAGGCCAGGGCTGTGGACTGGACTGACCAGCTAGGTCTCAGGAACTTGGAAGTGTCTAGCTGTATGAGTTCTGAGGGCTCAAGTGAAGCTAGAGAGAATGTTGTGGGACAAATGGGCTGGTCAGACAGCCTGGGCTTGAACAATGGAGATCTGGCCAGGCGTTTGGGCACTGGAGATTCTGAGGAGCCCAGGGGCATGGGAGTTGGGGAGAAGGACTGGACTTCCAACATGGAGGCGAAGAGCAGAGATTCGCCAGGGCAGGGAGAGGTAGGAAGGCATAGCCAGGCCAGAGAGAGTGGTGTGGGGGAGCCCGACTGGTCaggtgtggaggctggagagttCCTTAAGTCAAGAGAGCGTGGAGTTGGACAGGCAGATTGGACACCTGATCTTGGATTGAGAAACATGGCACCAGGAGCAGGCTGCAGCCCTGGAGAGCCTAGGGAACTTGGGGTGGGTCAGGTAGACTGGAGTGACAATCTAGGCCTGAGGAATTTGGAGGTGCCCTGTGACCTAGAGTCGGAAGGCTCTCGGGGCTGTGGAGTTGGGCAAATGGACTGGGCCCAGGAATTGGGACTCCGGAACCTTAGGCTCTGTGGGGCCCCAAGTGAAGTTAGGGAatgtggggtggggagagtggGCCCTGACCTAGAGCTAGATCCCAAGAGTAGTGGCAGTTTGTCCCCTGGTTTGGAGACTGAAGACCCCTTAGAAGCCAGGGAGCTAGGAGTTGGTGAAACAAGTGGGCCAGAGACACAGGGTGAGGACAGCTCGTCACCTTCCTTTGAGACTCCTTCTGAAGACACTGGAATGGATACAGGAGAAGCACCCAGCTTGGGAGCCAG CCCCAGCAGGTGTCTGGCTCGCTCTCCACCTTCTGGCTCCCAGAGCCTTCTGGAGGGGATAATGACAGCCAGCAGCTCTAAGGGACCTACTCAGAGGGAATCAGCAGCTTCGGGCCTCAGGGTTCTGTTGGAGGAGGAAGGAATTGCCGGTGCTGGCCAAGGGGAGCCCCAGGCGTCGAGCAGAGACCCTTTGCCTTCCTCGAGGCCTCAGCCTGATGGTGAAGCCAGCCAGGTAGAAGAGGTGGATGGCACCTGGAGTCTTACAGGGGGCACTAGGCAAGATGAGCAGGTGTCAGCCCCACCCCCTCGGCGGCCTCCCCGAGGACTTCTGCCCAGCTGCCCCAGTGAGGACTTCTCCTTTATAGAG GACACTGAGATCCTTGATAGTGCCATGTATCGGAGTCGTGCCAACCTAGGGCGTAAGCGGGGCCACCGGGCCCCAGCCATCCGACCTGGGGGTACCCTCGGATTGTCAGAGACAGCAGACTCGGATACTCGGCTATTCCAAGATTCAACCG AGCCAAGGACCTCCCGCGTGCCATCTTCAGATGAGGAGGTAGTGGAGGAGCCTCAGAGCCGCCGGACACGGATGTCCTTGGGCACTAAGGGACTGAAAGTCAACCTTTTTCCTGGCCTGAGCCCATCAGCCTTGAAG GCCAAGCTACGCTCCCGGAACCGCTCAGCTGAGGAGGGGGAGGTGACAGAGAGCAAATCAAGCCAGAAGGAGTCTTCCGTCCATCGTTCTAAGTCCTGCAAGGTCCCAGGGCTAGGGAAGCCCCTTACATTACCCCCAAAGCCAGAAAAATCCTCAGG GTCAGAAGGATCATCGCCCAACTGGCTGCAAGCCCtgaagctaaaaaagaaaaagatctga